In the genome of Actinomadura graeca, one region contains:
- a CDS encoding beta-ketoacyl synthase N-terminal-like domain-containing protein, which produces MGTGELAVTGMGIAAPGISGPGDALAPPAEAAPGWFRTETALPGRGYRRLPAACKYLLAASRLAVADSGGRFAETGRDHRAAVVAVNHAGAALLEELDHTIMRRGAAELPPSTSPFIAMSSFASRLSLEHDITGFNLTVNSPVTAGIEAIQIAARAVAAGRARAVLVGAAEETLSPGQSAAGPPARPSGPGSQAGAAVLHCEPATEGDARYGTCMARSAFLDPAAAAAGAATVLGPLVGDDPPGRIHAVLDDSAVGTAVARWLDRLTGECDVVAVPATPQAGCLVPLQRVMGLLAQEHTAPTRSAVLAASAEGTIALAELTVAPRRAAAVPAEENREETDVRFP; this is translated from the coding sequence GTGGGCACCGGTGAGCTGGCCGTCACGGGCATGGGCATCGCCGCGCCGGGGATCTCCGGCCCCGGGGACGCGCTGGCGCCGCCCGCGGAGGCGGCCCCCGGCTGGTTCCGGACGGAGACCGCCCTCCCCGGACGCGGCTACCGGCGGCTGCCCGCCGCCTGCAAATATCTGCTCGCCGCGTCGAGGCTGGCCGTCGCCGACTCCGGGGGCCGCTTCGCGGAGACCGGACGCGACCACCGGGCGGCGGTGGTGGCCGTCAACCACGCCGGCGCCGCCCTGCTGGAGGAACTGGACCACACGATCATGCGGCGGGGCGCCGCGGAGCTGCCGCCGTCCACCAGCCCGTTCATCGCGATGAGCTCGTTCGCCAGCCGGCTCTCCCTGGAACACGACATCACCGGCTTCAACCTCACCGTGAACTCCCCGGTGACCGCCGGGATCGAGGCGATCCAGATCGCGGCCCGCGCCGTCGCCGCCGGCCGGGCCCGGGCCGTCCTGGTGGGGGCGGCCGAGGAGACGCTGTCGCCCGGCCAATCGGCCGCCGGGCCGCCCGCCCGGCCGTCCGGGCCCGGATCGCAGGCGGGCGCCGCCGTGCTCCACTGCGAACCCGCCACGGAAGGGGACGCGCGCTACGGCACGTGCATGGCGCGCAGCGCCTTCTTGGACCCCGCCGCCGCGGCTGCGGGCGCCGCCACCGTCCTCGGCCCCCTGGTGGGCGACGACCCGCCCGGCCGGATCCACGCCGTGCTGGACGACTCCGCCGTCGGGACGGCCGTCGCCCGCTGGCTGGACCGCCTCACCGGCGAGTGCGACGTCGTCGCCGTCCCGGCCACACCGCAGGCGGGCTGCCTGGTCCCGCTGCAGCGCGTCATGGGCCTGCTCGCGCAGGAGCACACGGCCCCCACCCGGAGCGCGGTGCTGGCCGCGTCCGCCGAGGGCACGATCGCACTCGCCGAGCTGACCGTCGCGCCACGCCGTGCGGCGGCCGTCCCGGCGGAGGAGAACAGGGAGGAGACCGATGTTCGTTTCCCTTGA
- a CDS encoding beta-ketoacyl-[acyl-carrier-protein] synthase family protein — protein sequence MSASGRRRVVITGLGAISCLGGGAAAHWDGLLAGGGEPAEVPLPDLNMPTTRMYLVDRAGVPSEPSSHAGVELGSSSRLAVAAAGQALADAGLGHGSCAAVPVVLGVELGNADAQEIQRSAGRTAWTTLTPTAAVVGAAIGSRAEVTSVGNACSASGFALTIALDMIRAGEAPAVLVGGAEGVTRAGIGAFNRLGAADPVRCRPFDRDRAGTMFGDGSAMLVLEAADHARRRGARAYAELAGAAWSCDAHHPTAPDPSGDQIVRAMTEALADAGLSASDVRCVIPHGTGTPLNDVVESRALHRMFGARTRGLPLFSLKAMIGHTTGAAGAFGCLTATLMVHHGRTPANVPIDQDPECDVWLPQDRPVPLDAPAVLVNTYAFGGNNTSFVVKPLTGDAGGGHGGHR from the coding sequence ATGAGCGCGTCCGGCCGCCGCCGCGTCGTGATCACCGGCCTCGGCGCGATCTCCTGCCTGGGCGGCGGCGCCGCCGCGCACTGGGACGGCCTGCTCGCGGGCGGCGGGGAACCGGCCGAGGTCCCGCTGCCGGACCTGAACATGCCGACCACGAGGATGTACCTCGTCGACCGGGCCGGCGTGCCGTCCGAGCCGTCCTCCCACGCCGGGGTGGAACTGGGGAGCAGCTCGCGCCTGGCGGTCGCCGCGGCCGGGCAGGCGCTCGCCGACGCCGGGCTGGGGCACGGGTCGTGCGCCGCCGTCCCCGTCGTCCTCGGGGTCGAGCTGGGCAACGCCGACGCGCAGGAGATCCAGCGCAGCGCCGGACGGACGGCGTGGACGACGCTGACCCCCACGGCCGCCGTCGTGGGCGCGGCGATCGGCTCGCGCGCCGAGGTGACCAGCGTGGGGAACGCCTGCTCGGCCAGCGGCTTCGCCCTCACCATCGCCCTGGACATGATCCGCGCGGGTGAGGCGCCCGCCGTCCTGGTCGGCGGCGCCGAGGGCGTCACGCGGGCCGGGATCGGCGCCTTCAACCGGCTGGGCGCCGCGGACCCCGTGCGCTGCCGGCCCTTCGACCGCGACCGGGCCGGGACGATGTTCGGCGACGGCTCGGCCATGCTCGTCCTCGAAGCCGCCGACCACGCCCGGCGGCGCGGCGCCCGCGCGTACGCCGAGCTGGCGGGCGCGGCCTGGAGCTGCGACGCGCACCATCCGACGGCCCCGGACCCGTCGGGCGACCAGATCGTCCGCGCGATGACCGAGGCGCTGGCCGACGCGGGGCTGAGCGCGTCCGACGTGCGCTGCGTCATCCCGCACGGGACGGGGACGCCGCTCAACGACGTGGTCGAGAGCCGGGCCCTGCACCGGATGTTCGGCGCGCGGACACGCGGGCTGCCGCTCTTCTCGCTCAAGGCGATGATCGGCCACACGACGGGCGCGGCGGGCGCGTTCGGCTGCCTCACCGCGACGCTGATGGTGCACCACGGGAGGACCCCGGCGAACGTCCCGATCGATCAGGATCCGGAGTGCGACGTGTGGCTCCCGCAGGACCGTCCCGTGCCGCTGGACGCGCCCGCGGTCCTGGTCAACACCTATGCGTTCGGCGGCAACAACACCTCGTTCGTCGTCAAGCCTTTGACCGGGGATGCCGGAGGTGGTCACGGTGGGCACCGGTGA
- a CDS encoding beta-ketoacyl synthase N-terminal-like domain-containing protein — protein sequence MTTPAALRTAITGVGWAVAGPHFDPATALAGRGMRHKDRATRFAIRVARRTLDDAGLLDAPGLDGAAVVVSCNYGNLGPVCDLSATVAVGGSSEISPMRVPHLSSAYTAAWVAIGHGIRGPNLTLCNGASGGLDAVAWARNLIAAGRATAALVIGVEPDTPPVARLHGETDGARWIDGAVGLMIEPVPAAEGRGARIRAEIAGYGRGGDERSAVRAAGAASLTRRLDGEPAERFGRCSGALGVVQCAIAVERLDDEAVLAVAGAGTEEGDGTSVSALVLTPPGRRAP from the coding sequence ATGACGACTCCGGCCGCCTTACGGACCGCCATCACCGGTGTGGGCTGGGCCGTCGCGGGACCGCACTTCGACCCGGCGACCGCGCTGGCCGGGCGCGGGATGCGTCACAAGGACCGCGCCACGCGGTTCGCGATACGGGTGGCGCGGCGGACGCTCGACGACGCCGGGCTCCTGGACGCGCCGGGACTCGACGGCGCGGCGGTGGTCGTCTCGTGCAACTACGGCAACCTCGGACCGGTGTGCGACCTGTCCGCGACGGTCGCCGTCGGCGGCAGCTCCGAGATCAGCCCGATGCGGGTGCCGCACCTGTCGAGCGCCTACACGGCGGCCTGGGTCGCGATCGGCCACGGCATCCGCGGCCCGAACCTGACGCTGTGCAACGGCGCCTCGGGCGGCCTCGACGCGGTGGCCTGGGCGCGGAACCTGATCGCCGCCGGCCGGGCCACGGCCGCCCTGGTGATCGGCGTGGAGCCGGACACGCCGCCGGTGGCCCGGCTGCACGGGGAGACCGACGGCGCCCGGTGGATCGACGGCGCCGTCGGCCTGATGATCGAACCCGTCCCGGCGGCGGAGGGCCGCGGCGCGCGGATCCGCGCGGAGATCGCCGGATACGGCCGGGGCGGCGACGAGCGGTCCGCCGTCCGCGCGGCGGGCGCCGCGTCCCTCACCCGGCGGCTGGACGGCGAGCCGGCCGAGCGGTTCGGGCGGTGCTCGGGCGCCCTGGGCGTGGTGCAGTGCGCGATCGCCGTGGAGCGGCTGGACGACGAGGCGGTGCTCGCCGTCGCGGGCGCCGGTACCGAGGAGGGCGACGGGACGTCGGTCTCGGCGCTGGTCCTCACGCCGCCGGGGAGGAGGGCACCATGA
- a CDS encoding beta-ketoacyl-[acyl-carrier-protein] synthase family protein, producing MSWEVIGMGAVCSLGDTVAGIHGALCAGRSGLAPLSAFDASRYRAGSAYEVPDRASPGVDEPLRATRWLIRVVREALDDAGLPDPDPWLPVLVGTTHREMRTAELWWRREAPLAPADLHFTAALRSALGLHNVHTVASACAASLYALGMAADLIAFGETDTVVVAGTDAITESSFGGFDRIQYPPPDAIHAFDRSRRGMIMGEGAVAVVLRRAGAHTGRVHGRVRGVGMNCDASHPTAPDPAGIARAIEDAHGRASVVPADIDLVLVHGSGTPQSDLAEAVALREVFAGADPGPHVSAIKAGMGHISGGAGLLNLVVALEAIRTGTLPAVSALIDPIEEAADLRVVSGPPATGRFGTAQVHAVGMGGINAVAIVEGAARPEVAACPEGAAQDDAAVRDEGAVR from the coding sequence ATGAGCTGGGAGGTCATCGGAATGGGCGCGGTGTGCTCGCTGGGCGACACCGTCGCCGGCATCCACGGGGCGCTGTGCGCGGGCCGGTCCGGGCTGGCGCCGCTCTCGGCGTTCGACGCGTCCAGGTACCGCGCGGGGTCGGCGTACGAGGTGCCCGACCGGGCGAGCCCCGGCGTGGACGAGCCGCTCCGGGCGACGCGCTGGCTGATCCGCGTCGTCCGGGAGGCGCTGGACGACGCGGGCCTGCCGGACCCGGACCCCTGGCTGCCGGTCCTGGTCGGCACCACGCACCGGGAGATGCGGACCGCCGAGCTCTGGTGGCGGCGCGAGGCGCCCCTCGCGCCCGCCGATCTCCACTTCACCGCGGCCCTGCGGTCCGCCCTCGGCCTGCACAACGTGCACACCGTCGCGAGCGCCTGCGCGGCCTCGCTGTACGCGCTCGGGATGGCCGCCGACCTGATCGCGTTCGGCGAGACCGACACCGTGGTCGTCGCGGGCACCGACGCGATCACCGAGAGCTCGTTCGGCGGGTTCGACCGGATCCAGTACCCGCCCCCGGACGCGATCCACGCGTTCGACCGGTCCCGCCGCGGCATGATCATGGGGGAGGGCGCGGTGGCGGTCGTCCTGCGGCGGGCCGGCGCGCACACCGGGCGCGTCCACGGACGGGTCCGGGGCGTGGGCATGAACTGCGACGCCTCGCACCCGACGGCACCGGATCCCGCGGGGATCGCCCGGGCGATCGAGGACGCCCACGGCCGCGCCTCGGTCGTCCCCGCCGACATCGACCTGGTGCTCGTCCACGGAAGCGGCACGCCGCAGAGCGACCTGGCCGAGGCGGTCGCGCTGCGGGAGGTGTTCGCGGGCGCCGACCCGGGCCCGCACGTGTCCGCGATCAAAGCCGGCATGGGCCACATCTCCGGCGGCGCCGGGCTCCTGAACCTCGTGGTGGCCCTGGAGGCGATCCGCACCGGCACCCTGCCGGCGGTCAGCGCGCTCATCGACCCCATCGAGGAGGCGGCGGACCTGCGGGTGGTGTCCGGCCCACCGGCCACGGGACGGTTCGGCACCGCGCAGGTGCACGCCGTGGGCATGGGCGGGATCAACGCCGTCGCGATCGTCGAGGGCGCCGCGCGTCCGGAGGTCGCCGCGTGTCCGGAGGGCGCCGCGCAGGACGACGCGGCCGTACGTGACGAGGGGGCCGTGCGATGA
- a CDS encoding class I adenylate-forming enzyme family protein, with amino-acid sequence MSPATGIANPVGLLLLGHAGDRRCGVDRRVGEVTYADMRDAVTEYAGRLRAAGVRPGCRAAVVSDDCVAAVTAVLALWWHGCVPVLLHPMLRPAELAFVLEDSKAEFAELNIAPQRRAALRAELTEIDETRRAEGRAGLLTGLGPGRAVRSAPPPAVFGETDELLVQYTSGSTGRPRGVRHSLRAVRAVLDGVGSLLALTPDDVVLSTAKLSFGYGFGNSLLFPYAAGACSVLLDGQAEPYSVAAALAEYRPTVLFSVPRLYASLLRLAEQGKAVDTTSLRLAVSTGEHLPADLAARVTATFGVPLINGFGATEVLHTVVAADVGRDGPHGPGSIGTPVPGVTVTIRDDAGRPVGDEIPGRLHIAAASAALGYLDRPEDTARAFADGGVYTGDVAFRAPGGDIRHVGRADDMLLLGGYKIAPAEIEHVVRGIAAVADCAVVGGADPTGLEQATLYVVPRDPDRPDEARAEVRAALLAGLAPYKRPSRVEIIERLPVTANGKLARFRLRPPSGGPSGDLEGTP; translated from the coding sequence ATGAGCCCTGCCACGGGGATCGCGAACCCGGTCGGGTTACTGCTGCTCGGGCATGCCGGGGACCGGCGCTGCGGCGTGGACCGCCGGGTGGGCGAGGTCACCTACGCGGACATGCGGGACGCAGTGACGGAGTACGCCGGGCGCCTGAGGGCCGCGGGGGTGCGGCCCGGCTGCCGCGCGGCCGTCGTCTCCGACGACTGCGTCGCGGCGGTCACCGCCGTCCTCGCCCTGTGGTGGCACGGGTGCGTGCCGGTGCTGCTGCATCCGATGCTCCGGCCCGCGGAGCTGGCCTTCGTCCTGGAGGACTCCAAGGCGGAGTTCGCGGAGCTGAACATCGCCCCGCAGCGCCGTGCGGCGCTGCGGGCGGAGCTGACCGAGATCGACGAGACGAGACGCGCGGAGGGGCGCGCCGGGCTGCTCACCGGGCTCGGCCCCGGCCGCGCGGTGCGGTCCGCGCCTCCACCGGCCGTCTTCGGGGAGACCGATGAGCTGCTGGTCCAGTACACGTCCGGCAGCACCGGCAGGCCGAGGGGCGTGCGGCATTCCCTGCGGGCCGTCCGCGCGGTCCTGGACGGCGTCGGCAGCCTGCTGGCGCTCACCCCCGACGACGTCGTGCTGTCGACGGCGAAGCTGTCGTTCGGCTACGGGTTCGGGAACTCGCTGCTGTTCCCGTACGCGGCGGGCGCCTGCTCGGTCCTGCTCGACGGGCAGGCGGAGCCCTACAGCGTGGCGGCGGCACTGGCCGAGTACCGGCCGACCGTCCTGTTCTCCGTGCCCCGGCTCTACGCCAGCCTGCTCAGGCTCGCCGAGCAGGGCAAGGCGGTCGACACGACCTCGCTGCGGCTGGCCGTGTCCACCGGGGAGCACCTGCCGGCCGACCTGGCGGCCCGTGTCACCGCGACGTTCGGCGTGCCGCTCATCAACGGCTTCGGCGCGACCGAGGTCCTGCACACCGTCGTCGCGGCGGACGTGGGACGGGACGGGCCGCACGGCCCCGGATCGATCGGCACCCCCGTCCCCGGGGTGACCGTGACCATCCGCGACGACGCCGGGCGGCCGGTCGGCGACGAGATTCCCGGCCGGCTGCACATCGCCGCGGCGTCGGCCGCGCTCGGCTACCTCGACCGGCCGGAGGACACCGCCCGCGCCTTCGCCGACGGCGGCGTCTACACCGGCGACGTCGCGTTCCGCGCGCCCGGCGGCGACATCCGCCATGTCGGCCGCGCCGACGACATGCTCCTGCTCGGCGGATACAAGATCGCGCCGGCCGAGATCGAGCACGTGGTCCGCGGGATCGCCGCGGTCGCCGACTGCGCGGTCGTCGGCGGCGCGGATCCCACCGGGCTCGAACAGGCGACGCTGTACGTCGTGCCGCGCGACCCGGACCGTCCGGACGAGGCACGGGCGGAGGTGCGCGCCGCGCTGCTCGCCGGCCTGGCGCCGTACAAGCGGCCGTCCCGCGTGGAGATCATCGAGAGGCTCCCCGTCACCGCCAACGGCAAGCTCGCGCGTTTCCGCCTCCGTCCCCCGTCGGGCGGCCCCTCCGGCGACCTGGAGGGCACGCCATGA
- a CDS encoding acyl carrier protein — protein MPMMTDRDVQEIVASILDVDVSDIGIDTSFYVDLEMDSLHKAEFIVRLERASGAELGPAEAAEIDSVGDAMRMLRDRPRVS, from the coding sequence ATGCCGATGATGACCGACCGGGATGTGCAGGAGATCGTGGCGTCCATCCTGGACGTCGATGTCTCCGACATCGGGATCGACACATCGTTCTACGTGGACCTGGAAATGGACTCGCTGCACAAGGCGGAGTTCATCGTGCGGTTGGAGCGTGCCTCCGGCGCCGAGCTCGGCCCCGCGGAGGCCGCGGAGATCGACAGCGTCGGCGACGCGATGCGGATGCTCCGCGACAGGCCCCGGGTGTCATGA
- a CDS encoding PaaI family thioesterase yields MDGFPPSDALTMRQKMLVEIAAGATPVPEYVERLSLHVVAMEWSSGFVAIDFHIPSGFCVEPGVVFGGHVAGIHDQAAGFVMFGLLEDDMVFATTRLNVAYLTATRPGDVRAEAELASMDERSADVRVRLTQAGEVTSESLVTEAIRKVRK; encoded by the coding sequence GTGGACGGATTCCCGCCGTCAGACGCGCTGACGATGCGGCAGAAGATGCTCGTGGAGATAGCCGCAGGCGCCACACCGGTTCCGGAGTACGTCGAGCGCCTTTCACTCCACGTCGTCGCGATGGAGTGGAGTTCGGGGTTCGTCGCGATCGACTTCCACATCCCCTCCGGTTTCTGCGTGGAACCGGGTGTGGTCTTCGGCGGCCATGTCGCCGGCATCCACGACCAGGCCGCCGGGTTCGTGATGTTCGGTCTCCTTGAGGACGACATGGTGTTCGCCACGACCCGGCTGAACGTCGCCTACCTGACGGCGACGCGTCCCGGGGACGTGCGCGCCGAAGCCGAACTCGCATCGATGGACGAGCGCTCCGCCGATGTGCGCGTCCGGCTGACACAGGCCGGAGAGGTGACGAGCGAGTCGCTCGTCACCGAGGCGATAAGGAAGGTCAGGAAATGA
- a CDS encoding MFS transporter: MSGPAAPASPRLLAAERRAAALVLGAAFMLLADTSIVNVAIPSIQRDIGATVPDVQLVVAGYVVAYAVTLITGGRLGDLFGRRRMFVIGAVSFTLASLACGLAQSPIALILGRVWQGLSASVLYPQVIATLHIAVAAERRGRAFALLGAVVSCATIAGPVIAGLIIAADLAGTGWRPIFLINIPVGVVLIALAPRMVPPHKGTRLRLDYAGSLTVVLLLVALLVPLTVGRDRGWPLWGWLLLLCAPVLLAAFFWLEAALERRGRSPLLRPGLWADPVFRLGLALYLVYFSGVVPFFLYYSLTLQYGLGYGALATAAAMAPYAVGSTVTSLSSARIVARLDAPPAILAGCVISAAGSVLMIATIEGSGSGRHLGPLMTPAMLVTGLGLGMVLGPLLNFVLARVRDDDSGAVAGLLSTAQQIGSSLGVAVIGLAFFRGFHGDLTTLGYPALRTDMALGLLVVVTAFLLATGLVWLVARRGPAS; the protein is encoded by the coding sequence GTGAGCGGCCCGGCGGCGCCCGCGTCCCCGCGTCTCCTCGCGGCGGAGAGGAGGGCGGCGGCGCTCGTGCTCGGCGCGGCGTTCATGCTCCTCGCCGACACCTCGATCGTGAACGTCGCCATCCCGAGCATCCAGCGGGACATCGGCGCCACCGTCCCGGATGTGCAGCTGGTGGTCGCGGGCTACGTGGTCGCCTACGCGGTGACGCTCATCACCGGCGGACGGCTCGGCGACCTGTTCGGCAGGCGCCGGATGTTCGTCATCGGCGCGGTGTCCTTCACCCTGGCGAGCCTCGCCTGCGGCCTGGCGCAGAGCCCGATCGCGCTTATCCTCGGCCGGGTCTGGCAGGGCCTCTCGGCGTCCGTGCTGTACCCGCAGGTCATCGCGACACTGCACATCGCGGTGGCCGCGGAACGGCGGGGCCGTGCGTTCGCGCTGCTGGGGGCGGTCGTGAGCTGCGCCACCATCGCGGGCCCGGTCATCGCGGGGCTGATCATCGCCGCGGACCTCGCCGGCACGGGATGGCGCCCGATCTTCCTGATCAACATTCCGGTCGGCGTCGTCCTGATCGCGCTGGCGCCCCGCATGGTGCCGCCGCACAAGGGGACGCGCCTCCGCCTGGACTACGCGGGCTCGCTCACCGTCGTCCTGCTGCTGGTCGCGCTGCTGGTGCCGCTCACCGTCGGACGTGATCGCGGCTGGCCGCTATGGGGCTGGCTGCTGCTCCTGTGCGCGCCCGTGCTGTTGGCCGCGTTCTTCTGGCTTGAGGCGGCGCTCGAACGGCGGGGGAGGTCCCCTTTGCTGCGGCCGGGATTGTGGGCCGATCCGGTCTTCCGGCTGGGCCTGGCCCTTTACCTGGTGTACTTCTCCGGGGTCGTGCCCTTCTTCCTCTACTATTCCCTCACCCTCCAGTACGGCCTCGGGTACGGCGCGCTCGCGACGGCCGCCGCGATGGCGCCCTACGCGGTGGGAAGCACGGTCACGTCCCTTTCATCGGCGCGTATCGTGGCGCGCCTCGACGCGCCCCCCGCCATTCTCGCCGGGTGCGTCATCAGCGCCGCCGGAAGCGTCCTCATGATCGCGACGATCGAGGGGAGCGGCTCGGGACGGCATCTCGGGCCGCTGATGACACCGGCGATGCTGGTCACCGGACTCGGCCTGGGAATGGTCCTCGGGCCGTTGCTGAACTTCGTGCTGGCCAGAGTGCGGGACGACGATTCCGGAGCGGTCGCGGGGCTGCTCTCGACAGCGCAGCAGATCGGCTCGTCGCTGGGCGTCGCCGTGATCGGGCTGGCGTTCTTCCGCGGGTTCCACGGCGATCTGACGACCCTGGGATATCCGGCGCTGCGGACGGACATGGCGCTCGGGCTCCTCGTGGTGGTGACGGCGTTCCTGCTGGCCACCGGGCTCGTCTGGCTCGTCGCGCGCCGTGGGCCGGCCTCATGA